The DNA window GCCGCGTTCCTGTCCATCCACAACATGTGCGCGTGGATGATCGACTGCTATGGCACCGAAGAACAACGCAAGATCTGGGTTCCGCGGCTGGCCTCGATGGACGTCATCGCCAGCTACTGCCTGACCGAGCCGGGTGTCGGCTCCGACGCGAGCGCGTTGACCACCCGCGCCGTCCGGCAGGGTGGCGATTACGTGCTCGACGGCGTCAAGCAGTTCATCTCGGGCGCGGGCGCCTCCGACGTCTATGTGGTGATGGCCCGCACGGGCGGCCCAGAAAATCCGGGCCCCCGCGGCATCTCCACCTTCATCGTCGAAAAGGGCGCTGCGGGGCTGAGTTTCGGCGCGCCAGAGGAGAAGATGGGCTGGCATGCCCAACCCACCGCGCAGGTGATCCTGGACGGGGTGCGGGTGCCGGCCGACGCGATGCTCGGCGGCGCCGACGGCGAGGGAACCGGCTTCGGCATCGCGATGAACGGCCTCAACGGCGGCCGCCTCAACATCGCGGCCTGCTCGCTCGGCGGCGCCCAGGCCGCCTTCGACAAGGCGGGCGCTTACGTTCGCGAACGACAGGCGTTCGGCTCCGCCCTGATCGACGAGCCGACCATCCGCTTCACCCTGGCTGACATGGCCACCGCGTTGCAGACGTCGCGACTGCTGTTGTGGCGCGCGGCGAGTGCGCTGGACGGCGACGACGCCGACAAGGTGGAGCTGTGCGCGATGGCCAAGCGCTACGTCACCGACGCGTGCTTCGAGGTCGCCGACAAGGCCCTGCAGTTGCACGGCGGCTACGGCTACCTGCGTGAGTACGGGCTGGAGAAGATCGTGCGTGACCTGCGGGTGCACCGGATCCTCGAGGGGACCAACGAGATCATGCGGGTGGTCGTCGGGCGAGCCGAGGCCGCACGGTTCCGGGCCAGCGCGTAGAAAGGCGCCATGACCAACGTTTCCACCGTCGCGTTTTTGGGACTGGGCCACATGGGCGGACCCATGTCGGCGAATCTCGTTGCCGCCGGCCACACGGTGCGCGGGTTCGATCCGGTGCCCGCATCGGCGACGGCGGCGGCCTCGAACGGTGTGGCGGTGTTCGACAGCGCCGCCGAGGCGGTCGCCGGGGCCGACGTCGTCATCACCATGCTGCCCAACGGGGAGGTGGTCAAACGCTGCTACGCCGAGGTGCTGCCGGCCGCTCGGGCCGGTGCTCTGTTCATCGACAGCTCCACGATCTCGGTCAGCGACGCGCGGGAGGTCCACGCACTCGCGCAATCACACGGCGTCGCACAACTGGACGCCCCCGTTTCGGGTGGGGTGAAGGGCGCCGCGGCGGGAACCCTGGCGTTCATGGTGGGCGGTGAGGAGTCCGCGTTGCAGCGGGCGCGTCCGGTGCTGGAACCCATGGCGGGCAAGGTCATTCATTGCGGCGCCGCGGGCGCGGGGCAGGCCGCCAAGGTCTGCAACAACATGGTGCTGGCGGTGCAGCAGATCGCGATCGGCGAGGCCTTCGTGCTGGCCGAGAAGCTCGGCCTGTCGGCGCAGTCGCTGTTCGACGTCATCACCGGGGCAACCGGCAACTGCTGGGCGGTGCAGACCAACTGCCCGGTGCCGGGCCCGGTCCCGACCTCGCCGGCCAACAACGACTTCCGACCCGGATTCGCGACGGCGCTGATGAACAAGGACCTGGGCCTGGCGATGGACGCAGTCACCTCCACCGGTGCGGCGGCCCCGCTGGGCAGTCACGCCGCGCAGATTTACGCCGAGTTCATCGCGTCCGACGCCTCCCGCGCCGACCAGGACTTCAGCGCCGTCATCGAGATGCTGCGCTCGAGCTGACCCAGGTTGCGCGCAACGTCGGAGAGAATTCACTCCGGCGGCCTATGCCCATCAAGGAGTCCCCGATGATCGAATTGCTGCCGGACATGCCGGAGGGAGTGACCGGCATCCGGGTGTCCGGCCGGTTGCGCGGCGACGAACTGCGCGAGATCAAGCCCGCCATGGAGGAGCTGTTCAAAACCGGTGGAATAAGGATCGTGGAAGTCATCGCATCCGATTACGAGGGTTTCGGCCCCGGCGGGTTGGTCGAGGATCTCAAGATGGGATTCGGCGCCGTCCTGCCGCATCATTCGGCCTTCAAGCGAATCGCCGTCGTGTCGGACAAGGAATGGGTCGCCCACATCCTGCATGCGCTGGCGTGGATGGTGCCCGGCGAGCTGGCCGTGTTCGGGCTCGACGACCTCGAGCGCGCCAAGGCATGGGCCGCCGGCTAGCTCGAGCAGCCGACCTGACGGTGGCGATCCACCGCGCTCAAAAGTCGCCGGCGTTGCGCCGCAACGTGTCCACCGCCGACACCAAGGCCAGCGATTCGGTGTCGGACATTCCGATGTCGGCGAACACCTGCTCGTTGAGGGTGACCGTGGCGTCCTCCACCGTCGAGCGACCCAGCTCGGTGATCTGCACCAGCGTCGTGCGCCCGTCGGTGGGGTGCGGCACCCGCCGCACCAACCCGTCGGATTCCAGCCGGCGGATCGCGTGGGTCACGCTGGTGACGTGCACCTGCAGGCGGTCGGACGCCTTGGTGATCGGCAGCGCCCCGGCGCGGCTGAACGCCAGCAGCCGGAGCAACTCATACCGCGAGAAGCTCAGGTCGTAGGGACGCAACGCGTTCTCGACCCGGGCCAGCAAAATCTGGTGCGCGCGCATCACCGAGGTCACCGCGACCATGCCCGGCGCCACATCGCCCCAGCCGGCACGCTCCCAGTTGGCCCGCGCCGCGGCGATCGGATCCCGTTTGGGCGATCTCGAGGCGGTCACACCCTCTTTCTTACCGCGTCTACAACGAACGCTGCAGCAGAACCTGCCCGTTGTCGGCGGAAACCACCTGCACGGCGGCGATCTGGTCGACCGGAGTCGAGATGCTGCCGGCCGGCGTCGCGGTCTGCCCGGGGACGGCCACCCAGGTCGCCAGCCGGGTCTGGCGGCCGTCGCGGCCCACCACCACCATCGCCAGCGTGTCGTGGTGCGCGGTCAGCGGGGCCAGGCACACGCAGTCAAGGTTGATCGACGTCCCCCAGTGCCGGCCGCTGACCCGCACCGTCGAGGTGAGCAGGGTGGTGCCGACCTGCGCCATCGGCTGCGACGACGCACTCACCTGCTGCGGGGGCGCCGCCGAATGACCGTGCACGCCGACGAGCACGCCGACCCCCAGCACCACGGCCGCGGCCGAGGCGGCCGCCCAAGTGGCCACGCGCGCGCGGCGGCGCCGAAAGCGCACCGCCGCCAGCAGCGAGGGCAGCAGCGCCGGGGACACCCCCGGGGTCGCCATCGGACCCGACTCGCCGAGCGTGGCCACCTCCTCGCGATCCAGCCGGGAAAGCAGGGCCGGCACGCCGCTCAGGTCGGCGACGGCGTCCCGGCACGACCGGCAGCCGGCCATGTGCGCCTCGAATTCGCGGCGTTCGGTGGCGCACAGCGATCCCAGCACGTAGGCGGCATCCCACATCGCGTAGCGGTCACCGGGCGGGCCGATGCCCTCTGGCCGAGCGTTCATCTCATCACTCTCCTTGCTCGTCATGCCTTAGGTTCGTCATGCCTTAGCGGGTGACCCCGAGCTCCTGCAGCGTCAGCCGCAGCGTCCGCACCGCGTAGTGCAGGCGCGACTTCACTGTTCCCTCGGCGATCTGCAGGTCCGCGGCGATCTGCGCCGTCGTCCAGCCGCGGTAGTACGACCTTTCGATCACGGCCCGATGCTCGACCGAAAGCTGGGCCACCGCGTCGGCGATCAACAACCGGTCCAGCGCCGCGTTCACCTCGTCGGGCGTCGACTGCTCGGGCGCTCCGACCTCGTCGGTCGAGGCGACCACGTGGCGGAAC is part of the Mycobacterium sp. HUMS_12744610 genome and encodes:
- a CDS encoding STAS/SEC14 domain-containing protein, whose product is MIELLPDMPEGVTGIRVSGRLRGDELREIKPAMEELFKTGGIRIVEVIASDYEGFGPGGLVEDLKMGFGAVLPHHSAFKRIAVVSDKEWVAHILHALAWMVPGELAVFGLDDLERAKAWAAG
- a CDS encoding acyl-CoA dehydrogenase family protein, yielding MELFALDDDERVITETAAAFAAKRLAPHALEWDAAQHFPTDVLREAAELGMAAIYCRDDVGGSGLRRLDGVRIFEQLAAADPATAAFLSIHNMCAWMIDCYGTEEQRKIWVPRLASMDVIASYCLTEPGVGSDASALTTRAVRQGGDYVLDGVKQFISGAGASDVYVVMARTGGPENPGPRGISTFIVEKGAAGLSFGAPEEKMGWHAQPTAQVILDGVRVPADAMLGGADGEGTGFGIAMNGLNGGRLNIAACSLGGAQAAFDKAGAYVRERQAFGSALIDEPTIRFTLADMATALQTSRLLLWRAASALDGDDADKVELCAMAKRYVTDACFEVADKALQLHGGYGYLREYGLEKIVRDLRVHRILEGTNEIMRVVVGRAEAARFRASA
- a CDS encoding sigma-70 family RNA polymerase sigma factor, which produces MARVAGTGAAAAEAALMRAIYDEHAAVLWRYALRLTGDASHAEDVVQETLLRAWQHPEIIGDADRSARAWMFTVARNMIIDDRRSARFRHVVASTDEVGAPEQSTPDEVNAALDRLLIADAVAQLSVEHRAVIERSYYRGWTTAQIAADLQIAEGTVKSRLHYAVRTLRLTLQELGVTR
- the mmsB gene encoding 3-hydroxyisobutyrate dehydrogenase produces the protein MTNVSTVAFLGLGHMGGPMSANLVAAGHTVRGFDPVPASATAAASNGVAVFDSAAEAVAGADVVITMLPNGEVVKRCYAEVLPAARAGALFIDSSTISVSDAREVHALAQSHGVAQLDAPVSGGVKGAAAGTLAFMVGGEESALQRARPVLEPMAGKVIHCGAAGAGQAAKVCNNMVLAVQQIAIGEAFVLAEKLGLSAQSLFDVITGATGNCWAVQTNCPVPGPVPTSPANNDFRPGFATALMNKDLGLAMDAVTSTGAAAPLGSHAAQIYAEFIASDASRADQDFSAVIEMLRSS
- a CDS encoding MarR family transcriptional regulator, whose translation is MTASRSPKRDPIAAARANWERAGWGDVAPGMVAVTSVMRAHQILLARVENALRPYDLSFSRYELLRLLAFSRAGALPITKASDRLQVHVTSVTHAIRRLESDGLVRRVPHPTDGRTTLVQITELGRSTVEDATVTLNEQVFADIGMSDTESLALVSAVDTLRRNAGDF
- a CDS encoding anti-sigma factor family protein — encoded protein: MNARPEGIGPPGDRYAMWDAAYVLGSLCATERREFEAHMAGCRSCRDAVADLSGVPALLSRLDREEVATLGESGPMATPGVSPALLPSLLAAVRFRRRRARVATWAAASAAAVVLGVGVLVGVHGHSAAPPQQVSASSQPMAQVGTTLLTSTVRVSGRHWGTSINLDCVCLAPLTAHHDTLAMVVVGRDGRQTRLATWVAVPGQTATPAGSISTPVDQIAAVQVVSADNGQVLLQRSL